The Paenibacillus sp. G2S3 region CAACAATTACTCCTGAACTAACCACCATGGAGCAACCGATTGAGCAGATTGGTATTAAAAGCGGTGAACTACTGCTTGATATTATTGAGGGGAATACCAAAGGCCCACAACACTTTAGTTTTGATGCAAAACTTATTGTAAGGGATTCAACATAAAAGGAGACAAAAATAATGATTACAGTAATTGGTAGTTTGAATATGGATTTCACATCTATTGTAGATCGATATCCGGGACTTGGCGAAACCGTTATCGGCCGGGAATTTCATCATCAATTTGGTGGTAAAGGAGCAAATCAAGCGGTAGCGGCTTCTAGATTGGGCGGCTCGGTTCATATGATTGGCCGTGTAGGTGGGGATAGTTTTGGTGAACAATACTTGTCGCACCTTAAAGAAGAATCTATTTTTTTCAAGAATGTGGAACCGGTTACACATTCATCTACAGGAGTTTCATCCGTCATTATTTCAGAAGGGGATAATTTAATTATTGTTGTTCCGGGAGCTAACTACGAGCTGACCCCCCAAGACATTGAAGCTTGTAGAGAGCAGATCGAGAATAGCGATGTAGTTGTACTTCAATTAGAAATTCCGATGAATAGTGTTGAGAAGGCTTTAGAGATTGCTTCCAATAAAGGGATAACTACGATACTTAACCCTGCTCCATATCATGAGTTTCCATCCGAATGGTGGCCAATGATAACATATCTGACTCCGAATGAGCATGAAGCAGAACTGCTTATGAAGTCCCCTGGTTTCCGCGAAGAGTACAAAGAAAAGCTAATTATCACAAACGGAAAAGATGGAATTGCTTATTACAAAAATGGGGAA contains the following coding sequences:
- the rbsK gene encoding ribokinase; the protein is MITVIGSLNMDFTSIVDRYPGLGETVIGREFHHQFGGKGANQAVAASRLGGSVHMIGRVGGDSFGEQYLSHLKEESIFFKNVEPVTHSSTGVSSVIISEGDNLIIVVPGANYELTPQDIEACREQIENSDVVVLQLEIPMNSVEKALEIASNKGITTILNPAPYHEFPSEWWPMITYLTPNEHEAELLMKSPGFREEYKEKLIITNGKDGIAYYKNGESTFIKAPKVQAVDTTGAGDTFNGALSYFLDKGYDFHDACYHATYAASLSVTKFGAQGGMPSLEELKQFMD